From Rhodospirillaceae bacterium:
TGCTTGCTCAGAAGGATCAGGGGATATGTCTACCTCAGCAGATTTCTGAACCTCTTTCACCCCCTCTTCTTCCGGGTCCTCTTTTAGACCCGCCTTAAAACTCTTTACACCCTTAGCTACATCACCCATTACTCGAGGCAACTTGCCAGCACCAAATAAAATCAAAACTATTGCTAGAATTAAGACTATCTGCCAAATGCCAATGCCACCCATTTCATACTCTCCTGGGAGCCTAACTCACCCCCTTTTAGAAATAAATATTTTAACCGAAGGATTACCTCAGGCTATGCCTTTACTAGTTCTTACCCTTCCACGGCCGGAAATACAAACATCATCGAAGTGTCTATTACCATACCAACTTCGCCTCCAACCTCAGGAAAACCCCTCCAAGAGGATAATAACCGGATCTCAAAACCCGAGCCATGGAGCTTCAAAATTACCTTCCTAGATGGACCTACTTCCTTTAGGTCAGTCAGGGTACCACTGACAAACCTAGAATTCACCCCTAACTGGCTATTTTCTGCCCCAAAAGTTATCGCCTCAGGACGCACCAAAACCCTGATCTCACTTCCAATAACGTCCTTTTTAACCTCTACCGGGCCAAACGGCGTATCCACAGAACCGGATTTAGCATGAACCCGGTACTCTATAGCATCACCCAAAAAAGTAGCACAGAATGCATTGGCTGGACGCGAGTAGAGGTCATGTCCTGTTCCTTCCTGCAAAACCTCCCCAGTCCTCATGATGGCTATTCTGTCCCCCATTAAAAGTGCTTCCTCGGGATCGTGAGTAACCATCAAAGTAGTTGTGCCTAGCTCGTGGAGCAGATGCAAAGTATCACTGCGCAAGGACTTTCTTAGACGCTGGTCGAGCCCTGAAAATGGTTCATCCAAAAGGAGGATTTTGGGCCTTGGAACGATAGCCCGTGCCAAAGCAACTCGCTGCTGCTCTCCACCAGAAAGCATGTGCGGAAAATAGCTCCAAAACTCTGCCATACCCACTTGCTCCAAAGCCACCTTAGCCTTCTTGACTTGCTCGCCAACGGAGAAACTCTCTAGCCCAAAGCGCACGTTCTCCAGTACGCTAAGATGGGGAAAAAGCACATAGTCCTGAAACATTAAGCCAACCCCTCTAATTTCTGGTCCTATGTTACTATTTGCATCAGCAACCTTCTCACCATCCAAGAAAATTTCACCGCTCTGCAAGGTCTCCAATCCAGCTGATAAACGGAGAAAAGTGGTTTTCCCACAGCCAGAGGGACCTAAAAGGCATGTTATAGAACCAACAGGCACTGACAAACTGACGTTATTGAGCACTTGCACCACTCCGTATGAATGGCTGACACCAGAAAATTGCAACCCAACTTTATTGTTACTCATCTTCGCGTCTCGCTTTCGTCACATACGGACCTGAAGTTTCAACAGATCGGCTTATTAAGATAACTGGAATCAAGCCGACAGCTACAATAGTTAGAGCGTAACAACCGGACGCAGCCAGCGCCTCATCCGAGGCTAATTCGTATGCTTTGACGGCAAGTGTGTCATAATTGAACGGACGAAGAATTAAGGTTGCCGGCAATTCCTTCATGACATCAACAAAAACCAATAGCGCACCTGTCAGTAACCCCCCAGTCATTAGCGGTATATGGATTGACGACAAACGTCGCCACCAATTTGCCCCTAATGTTTGAGCCGCCGAATCCAAGTTGGGAGCCAACAACTCCATGGACGATTGGAGAGAATGTAATCCGAGCGCCATAAACCGGACTAAATATGCAAAGATAACCACTGCCATACCCCCAGTAAGGATTAAGCCGGTCGAAGCGCCAAATGCATTTCTCGTGAAGTCATCGATCCTATAATCCAACCAAGCCATTGGTATCAAAACTCCAATGGCTATCACAGAGCCAGGGAACCCATATCCCAAACTAATGATACGACAAAAGATGGTGTTTAATGGGCCAGCCCCCATGCGGACT
This genomic window contains:
- a CDS encoding twin-arginine translocase TatA/TatE family subunit, whose translation is MGGIGIWQIVLILAIVLILFGAGKLPRVMGDVAKGVKSFKAGLKEDPEEEGVKEVQKSAEVDISPDPSEQATEAAPVSSANENKEASKG
- a CDS encoding ABC transporter ATP-binding protein; translated protein: MSNNKVGLQFSGVSHSYGVVQVLNNVSLSVPVGSITCLLGPSGCGKTTFLRLSAGLETLQSGEIFLDGEKVADANSNIGPEIRGVGLMFQDYVLFPHLSVLENVRFGLESFSVGEQVKKAKVALEQVGMAEFWSYFPHMLSGGEQQRVALARAIVPRPKILLLDEPFSGLDQRLRKSLRSDTLHLLHELGTTTLMVTHDPEEALLMGDRIAIMRTGEVLQEGTGHDLYSRPANAFCATFLGDAIEYRVHAKSGSVDTPFGPVEVKKDVIGSEIRVLVRPEAITFGAENSQLGVNSRFVSGTLTDLKEVGPSRKVILKLHGSGFEIRLLSSWRGFPEVGGEVGMVIDTSMMFVFPAVEG